In Rutidosis leptorrhynchoides isolate AG116_Rl617_1_P2 chromosome 2, CSIRO_AGI_Rlap_v1, whole genome shotgun sequence, one genomic interval encodes:
- the LOC139890023 gene encoding cationic amino acid transporter 1-like: MVNYNGDATNEQGNNIANPKKRSCGFTKDDFLPEESFQSWSNYSKALLETKTRLKDRVLARSSDQLELHDMRARSQNEMRKTLNWFDLIWFGIGAVMGAGVFVLSGEAARDLAGPAVLLSYLISGFAALLSVLCYTEFAVELPVAGGSFAYLRVELGDFIAYIAAGNILFEYVVAGASVARSWTSYFATLCNHDPNDFRISATSLSVGFNQLDPIAVGISILICIIACFSIKGSSRFNSVATILYMTLMVFILVAGFTKANTSNFQPFTPYGIRGVLKASSVLFFAYVGFDGVATLGEETKNPSRDIPLGLVGSMMIVITIYSLLATVLCLVQPYNHIDRDAPFTIAFQAVGMNWAKYIVALGALKGMTTVLLANIIGQARYFTHIARTHLAPPILAVIHKKRGTPMNATIIMTSANCLVAFFTSLDILANLLSISTLFIFSLVAIGLLVRRYYSTGETTVTDRNKLIVFLTLIICSSIGVSIQWALNVDFWAGYVIMSAVWFLSTLGLQLLVKQAKKPKLWGVPLVPWLPSASVGINVFIMGSIDGASFLRFLAWTGCLLVYYFFVGLHASYDASKDGLQVEIGPVKSSENVELKTITTTAK, from the coding sequence ATGGTGAATTATAATGGAGATGCTACTAATGAACAAGGCAATAACATCGCGAATCCGAAAAAAAGATCTTGCGGGTTCACAAAAGACGATTTCTTACCTGAAGAATCATTTCAAAGCTGGTCAAACTACAGTAAGGCCTTACTGGAGACCAAAACACGACTGAAAGACCGTGTTCTGGCCCGTTCGTCAGACCAACTTGAGCTCCACGATATGCGGGCCCGTAGCCAGAACGAAATGAGAAAGACACTTAACTGGTTTGATCTTATTTGGTTTGGTATTGGTGCAGTCATGGGTGCTGGAGTTTTTGTCCTTAGTGGGGAAGCAGCCCGGGATTTAGCGGGTCCAGCTGTTCTGTTATCATATCTCATTTCGGGCTTTGCTGCTTTACTTTCGGTTCTCTGTTATACCGAATTTGCTGTCGAACTTCCTGTTGCTGGTGGCTCGTTTGCTTATCTACGAGTCGAACTTGGTGACTTTATCGCTTATATTGCAGCTGGAAACATACTTTTTGAATACGTTGTAGCCGGAGCCAGTGTGGCCCGTTCGTGGACCTCATATTTTGCTACATTGTGCAATCACGACCCAAATGACTTTCGCATCAGCGCCACATCATTATCAGTCGGGTTTAACCAACTTGACCCAATTGCAGTTGGTATCTCAATTCTTATCTGTATCATTGCGTGTTTCAGCATCAAGGGTTCATCTAGGTTTAATTCAGTCGCAACAATACTTTATATGACTTTAATGGTTTTCATACTTGTAGCAGGGTTCACAAAAGCAAACACATCAAATTTTCAACCTTTTACGCCTTATGGTATACGGGGCGTTTTAAAGGCGTCATCCGTTTTATTCTTTGCGTACGTCGGGTTCGACGGGGTTGCGACACTTGGTGAAGAAACCAAGAATCCGTCTCGAGATATACCACTCGGGTTAGTCGGATCCATGAtgatcgtcatcactatttattcACTTTTAGCGACGGTTTTGTGTCTCGTGCAACCGTACAACCACATCGACCGAGATGCACCCTTCACAATCGCATTTCAAGCAGTCGGTATGAATTGGGCCAAGTATATAGTCGCGTTAGGTGCGTTAAAGGGTATGACAACGGTTCTATTGGCTAACATTATCGGTCAAGCTAGATATTTCACTCATATCGCTCGAACCCACTTGGCTCCACCGATTCTAGCCGTGATCCACAAGAAACGTGGAACACCAATGAACGCCACCATCATCATGACATCAGCAAACTGTCTAGTCGCGTTCTTCACAAGCCTCGACATTTTAGCTAACCTTCTTTCGATCTCGACGCTCTTCATTTTCTCACTTGTAGCAATCGGATTACTTGTAAGACGATATTACTCAACAGGGGAGACAACAGTCACAGATCGAAATAAACTAATCGTGTTCTTAACTTTGATCATATGTTCTTCAATTGGTGTATCAATTCAATGGGCATTGAATGTGGATTTTTGGGCGGGTTACGTGATTATGTCTGCAGTTTGGTTTTTATCCACATTGGGATTACAGTTACTTGTGAAGCAAGCTAAAAAGCCGAAACTGTGGGGTGTACCGCTGGTACCATGGTTGCCATCAGCGAGTGTTGGGATTAATGTGTTTATTATGGGCTCGATTGATGGTGCATCGTTTTTGAGGTTTTTAGCGTGGACCGGGTGTTTGCTTGTGTATTACTTTTTTGTAGGATTACATGCTTCGTATGATGCGTCTAAAGATGGTTTGCAGGTGGAGATTGGTCCTGTGAAAAGCTCTGAAAATGTTGAACTGAAGACGATAACTACTACTGCAAAATGA
- the LOC139893500 gene encoding protein EARLY FLOWERING 4-like, translating to MTTLDSPSSSAVESTMDESSNVQQPQDHGNSEEESEVVWTSFTDSFREVQSVLDRNRALIEQVNENHRSKIHENMVSNVALIQEINNNVSKIVALYSNLSTNFSSVFHPRNLENDPDNTCKT from the coding sequence ATGACAACCCTCGATTCTCCTTCTTCATCTGCCGTTGAATCCACCATGGACGAATCATCAAACGTTCAACAACCACAAGATCACGGCAACAGCGAAGAAGAATCCGAGGTTGTTTGGACCAGTTTCACCGACAGTTTCCGTGAAGTTCAATCCGTTTTGGATCGGAATCGAGCTTTGATTGAACAAGTTAACGAGAATCATCGGTCAAAAATTCATGAAAATATGGTCAGTAATGTTGCTTTAATTCAAGAGATTAATAATAATGTGTCAAAAATAGTAGCGCTTTATTCCAATCTTTCTACCAATTTTTCGAGTGTGTTTCATCCACGGAATTTGGAGAATGATCCGGATAATACTTGTAAGACTTAA